The region CGGTTGCCCACCGAGACGCCATAGGTGGGGATGATGCCGGCCTCGCCAGGGTTCGCCGGGATCAGCTCCTTGGCCGCGCCCGACGAGTCGCTGATCATGCCGGCGAAGTTGAGCCCTTGCGCGGGCGTGGTCGCCGTGGGATCGACCCACGCCATCGTGTTCCTGCGGTAACCAGCGTGGGAAACCGAGAAGAACGGAAAGGCCGCCGGCGCGCCAAATGTGTCCCCGAAGGTGACGTACATCTGGCCGTGGGCCAGGAACATGTGACCGAGGTCGGTCCCATGGACGTTCCATCGGGTGTCCGTCTGGTTGATCGACCCCGGCCCGACGAGCTGGGCGATCTTGTAGGTGTCGGAGGGGTTGACGATCAAGGGAGGGGACGGATCGCGCCCTGCGCGCTCCTGGGAGCCGGCGACGTTGTGGCCTGATTCGATCGTACTGGGCTCCTTCTCTTTCTCAGCGCTGAGTGGCGCCCTCGCCCAGCCGGGACCGCAGCTCGGACTCGAAGGCGAGTATCTCGGGAGCCATCGCCTTGGCTCGAAGCTCCTGGAGCCGCGGGTAGCCCGCGTCGCGCTCGGCATCCCATTCCTCGGCGAAGCGCCCCGACGCGATGTCGTCGACCAGCTCCCGCATGGTCGCCACCATGTCGAGGTGGCCGTAGCGGCCCGCCCGTGACATCTGGCCGTACTGGCTGGTCGGCGAGTGGTGCGCCATCTGGGCGGCGCCGCCCTCGATGCGCACGAGCCGGTACGTCCGCTCCACCTCGCCCGACAGGACCAGCTCGGTGACGACCGCCTCGAGCGGTATGCCTTGCTCCATCATCACCTGTACGAACGACTCACTGACCTGGCGGAGCGCGGGACTGAGGGCCTGCTCGACGGCGAGATCGAGCACCGCCTCCTGCTTCGGCGTCAGCTCGATGGCGCCCTGGCGCATTCCGCCGATGGCCCTGGCCACGGCCAGGGTGCGAGCGCGGGCCGTGCCCGTGACATCACGGTGCACGCCGACGGCCGTGATGAACCCGACGCCCTCGACGTAGCAGCGTCGCACCTCCGGACCGAGCATTCGGGGCGCGACCATCCCGAGATCGCACGGCGGGTCGAGCTGGCCGAAGGCCAGGGTGTAGCCGCTGGCGACGATCACCAGGGCGTCCGACCGAGGTGCGAGGGCCAGGGTGGGGATCACGTCGTCGGGCACGAGCACGCACACCACGTCGGCCTCCGAGGCGGCGTCGACGTCGCTGGTGACGAACCCGTCGGCCTCGGCGGTGTCCCGGGTCGCGTCGGCCCGCACGCAGACCATCACGTCGAGCCCCGAGTCCCGAAGGTTCAGGGCCCAGGACCGGCCCTGGTTGCCGTACCCGATCAGGGCGACGCGCTGGCCGGCCAGGGCATCGAGGTCGG is a window of Acidimicrobiales bacterium DNA encoding:
- a CDS encoding NAD(P)-binding domain-containing protein, whose translation is MTTILYETDADLDALAGQRVALIGYGNQGRSWALNLRDSGLDVMVCVRADATRDTAEADGFVTSDVDAASEADVVCVLVPDDVIPTLALAPRSDALVIVASGYTLAFGQLDPPCDLGMVAPRMLGPEVRRCYVEGVGFITAVGVHRDVTGTARARTLAVARAIGGMRQGAIELTPKQEAVLDLAVEQALSPALRQVSESFVQVMMEQGIPLEAVVTELVLSGEVERTYRLVRIEGGAAQMAHHSPTSQYGQMSRAGRYGHLDMVATMRELVDDIASGRFAEEWDAERDAGYPRLQELRAKAMAPEILAFESELRSRLGEGATQR
- a CDS encoding DUF4185 domain-containing protein, which translates into the protein MIVNPSDTYKIAQLVGPGSINQTDTRWNVHGTDLGHMFLAHGQMYVTFGDTFGAPAAFPFFSVSHAGYRRNTMAWVDPTATTPAQGLNFAGMISDSSGAAKELIPANPGEAGIIPTYGVSVGNR